From Chlamydia avium 10DC88:
GATGCTCTAGTCGCAACTGGAGGAACCATGCGCCTAGGAGCTTATCCCTGCATTCTTACTCCGGGAACAAAAGTATATCAAAGTTATCAATCTCATGAAATTAAAGAACGCCATCGCCATCGTTATGAGGTAAATTCTCACTATATTCCACAATTACAAAATCATGGTCTAAAAGTTGTAGGGTATAGCCCCAACCATAAACTCTGTGAAATTGTTGAAGTCGAAGATCACCCATGGATGGTGGGAGTACAGTTTCATCCTGAATTTCTGTCCAAATTAATCTCTCCCCATCCCCTATTTATAGGATTTATTCAAGCAGCTATTCTCCACTCTAGGAATAAAACCTATGTGTAATCACCAGTTTTCTACATTTCTAGGAGTCGACTATGGAAACAAACGTATAGGCCTTGCTTGGGCTGCAGCTCCTCTGTTTATTAGTTTACCCATAGGTTTTATGAAAACAGGAGAAACTATAGAACAAACAGCCAGCAATTTATATAAAATCATCCAAGAAAAGAAAATATCTTGTGTCGTTTTAGGAAATCCTATTCCTATGCATAAGGAACATACATCTCATCTGCAAGAAGAAATACAAAAATTAGCATCCTTACTCCAAACGCATACCAAAACTATTCTTTGGGATGAAAGGCTGTCTTCGGTACAAGCTGAACGCATGTTAAAAACAGATTGTGGACTCAGCCGTAAACAAAGAAAAGGAAAAACTGATAGTATTGCTGCGACGTTAATTCTTTCTAGCTTTTTAGATAGTATGCCAGATCTAAAGCCATCTATTTAAATCACACTAAATCTTAGATTTATATGAATTAACAAATAAATTTAACACCAAGAAAAAACTCATCTTCCTATCAACTAAATAGTACAATCCTAGTATATTTTATCAAAATACAATAGCATAAATCGCGTATCGAATTTTCATTCATAAGTATTAATGAAAGTTATTATATTTCTACGATCGGTTATTGTTCTGTTCTTTTCTTTCCTTATGGGAGGCTGTTGCTCTAAATCTTTTAGCAATAAGCCTGCATTAACGATTGCTATTTACGATGACCCCCTGTCTTTATCTCCCGAACAAGCAAAACGTGCTTTAGATCTCTCCATATCTAAACTCATATTTGAAGGCCTGACAAGAGAAAATACCAATACACCTACCTGTGTAGAACTAGCTTTAGCTAGCCACTATACAGTATCTACTGATGAAACCCAGTACACTTTCTTTTTAAAACCTAATACCTGCTGGAATGACGGTACAGAAATCACAGCTCACGATATTGTAAAAGCATGGGAATATGCAAAAAAATTCTCCCCTCACCGCAAGCTATTTGACGGAATCCGCTTCTCTTCATGTTCTCCCTCAACAATTACATTAACTTTGGATGCTCCTAATCCCAATATCCTTGGCATTTTATCTTCACCAGTATTTTCAGTCTTTAATCCTGATAACCTAAACGTCTTTAGCGGACCTTTTCATCTTATCACCCATATACCTAACCATTGCCTAATATTAGGAAAGAATCCTCACTACTACGATAAAAATAAAGTTGCTGTGAATTCTATTCATCTACTAGTCGTACCTGATTTATATACAGCAGCATTACTGTTACAACGAGGAGAAATTCAGTGGTTGGGACAACCTTGGCATCAAGGACTTCCCAAAGAACTTAAAGAGAGTTCTCACTATTTATATACTCGCTATCCAGTAGAAGGTATTTTCTGGCTTACAATTAATACTCAAGATCCTTTTCTATCAAATATAGACAATCGTCGTCGCCTTGCGTCAGCTATTAATAGGGAGGAAATCATTCAATATGCCCTACAAAATAACCAAGAACCCGCATACGGACTGAAACGAGATATTCAACTAGAAATTCCCTACTTAAAGAGAAAAACAACAATGCTTCCTCAGAAACTCACACTTATCTATCCAGCGAATATACTTCGTTGTCAACACATTGCAGAGATACTAAAAGAACAATTGAAAAGAGAAGATATTGACATTATCCCAGAAGGATTAGAATATCATGCATTTCTAAATAAACGTCAGAATCGTGATTTTTCCTTAGCTACAGGGACAGGGGTTGCTCTCTATCCCAATGCTCCCGTAATACTGGAATCTGAACCAGAAAAACTTATAAAAAATCTAGAAATATTCCCTATTTATCACATGAGCTATGATTACTTAACCACAGTGCACATAAAAAACATTCTACATAATTCTTCAGGAGCCGTTGATCTTAAATATGCCTGCTGTTCTTGAACTTCGTTTATGAAAATCCCTTCAAGTTATCAAAATACGACTTATTTTCATTAAATTTTTATATTACAAGAACCCTCGTCCATCTAGATAGATGAAATATTTTTCTATTCAACTTAAGAAAATCAATAATTCCCCTAACTTAATGATCTATTACGAATAGAAAAGACTATCTATTTAAATAATAGGAGGCACATAAATAAAATCTAAAATTAGGTTTATGTTGAAGATTGAAAAATCGCCTTGTATACTTATTAAGATTCTCGTCATGTCCAATCATAAAAACTTATTTTAATTATATGAAAAGAAAATCTCGTTCTACATACCTTATCTTACGAGTATCTCTTTTTTTTATTATTACAGGATGGATTTCATCGTGTACTCAGCAAATCCAACATCCAAACTCACTAAAAATTGCTATTAGCCACGATCCACTATCCTTAGATCCTCGAATTGCCTTCCTAAGTAAAGATATTTCTATAGCAAAAGCTCTCTATGAAGGACTCATGAGAGAAGATAATGATAATCCTCAACCAGCATTAGCAACCCATTATACAATTTCTGGTGATCAAACTACTTATACGTTTTATCTTAAACCTACACAATGGAGTAATGGCGATCCCGTCACAGCATATGATTTCGAAGAATCCATGAAACAACTCCATCAACTAGAAGTAACAGGTTCCTCAGCCCTCCTTATGGGAGTGATTAAAAATTCCGAAGCCATTACTAATCGCCAACTTCCTATTGATGTCTTAGGAATTCATGCTATTGACGATCTCACACTAGAAATCACTTTAGAACAACCTCTCCCCTATTTCCTCGAACTCTTATCCCACCCTCTGTTTTTCCCTGTACACGTATCTTTAAGAGACTATTATAAAACGCGAGAATCTGTTTTTCCTAATATCTCAAATGGTCCTTTTGTTCTTGACTCCTATCATCCCCAAAATCAACTCATTATAAAGAAAAATTTCCTTTACCATGACCACAATATCGTCCAACTAGAAGCTATTATTTTCCAGGTTATTCCCGATACGCATACAGCTCTCCAATTATTACAAAAAAAACTCATTGATTGGATGGGATCTCCCTGGAGTGCACCAATTTCCAAAGAAGACCAAAACCGTATACCACAAGAAAAACTGCATAAATATCCAGTATTGGGTACAACAGCACTCATATGTAACCTTAACAATACTCTGATAAACAATAAATCCCTACGCCAAGCTTTAAGCTACGCTATCGATAAATCCGCTTTACTACAGTTCATTAATTGTGGGAAAGTTGCTGAGAATTTTCTTCCTCCATCCTTATCTACACTACCCACACAAGGTCGTTTATCCAAAAAACAAAGAGAAGCTATTGCTCGAGAATATTTCAAAGAAGCACAAAAAGAACTTTCACAAAAACAAATTGCAGAACTCTCAATTATTTATCCTTTAGAATCAGCGTCTTTAAATGCGATTGTGCAAGAAATTCAACAACAAATTAAAAATGTCTTAGGAATTTCCATGACAATTCAAGGTATGGAATATCACCATTTTTTAGATAAACGTAATCGGGGAGACTTTGCTCTTGCTACTGGGAAGTGGATAGCCGATTACCCTCGTTCTTCCTCCTTCTTAGCAATTCTTGGTAATGCAATGCAGAACACATCCTCAAAATCATTAACTCATTGGGGAAATACGCAGTACAATTCCATTATTAATAAACTACAG
This genomic window contains:
- a CDS encoding ABC transporter substrate-binding protein codes for the protein MKVIIFLRSVIVLFFSFLMGGCCSKSFSNKPALTIAIYDDPLSLSPEQAKRALDLSISKLIFEGLTRENTNTPTCVELALASHYTVSTDETQYTFFLKPNTCWNDGTEITAHDIVKAWEYAKKFSPHRKLFDGIRFSSCSPSTITLTLDAPNPNILGILSSPVFSVFNPDNLNVFSGPFHLITHIPNHCLILGKNPHYYDKNKVAVNSIHLLVVPDLYTAALLLQRGEIQWLGQPWHQGLPKELKESSHYLYTRYPVEGIFWLTINTQDPFLSNIDNRRRLASAINREEIIQYALQNNQEPAYGLKRDIQLEIPYLKRKTTMLPQKLTLIYPANILRCQHIAEILKEQLKREDIDIIPEGLEYHAFLNKRQNRDFSLATGTGVALYPNAPVILESEPEKLIKNLEIFPIYHMSYDYLTTVHIKNILHNSSGAVDLKYACCS
- a CDS encoding peptide ABC transporter substrate-binding protein; translation: MKRKSRSTYLILRVSLFFIITGWISSCTQQIQHPNSLKIAISHDPLSLDPRIAFLSKDISIAKALYEGLMREDNDNPQPALATHYTISGDQTTYTFYLKPTQWSNGDPVTAYDFEESMKQLHQLEVTGSSALLMGVIKNSEAITNRQLPIDVLGIHAIDDLTLEITLEQPLPYFLELLSHPLFFPVHVSLRDYYKTRESVFPNISNGPFVLDSYHPQNQLIIKKNFLYHDHNIVQLEAIIFQVIPDTHTALQLLQKKLIDWMGSPWSAPISKEDQNRIPQEKLHKYPVLGTTALICNLNNTLINNKSLRQALSYAIDKSALLQFINCGKVAENFLPPSLSTLPTQGRLSKKQREAIAREYFKEAQKELSQKQIAELSIIYPLESASLNAIVQEIQQQIKNVLGISMTIQGMEYHHFLDKRNRGDFALATGKWIADYPRSSSFLAILGNAMQNTSSKSLTHWGNTQYNSIINKLQTSPNHEDQYTAENLIKEDLPLIPLYHFEYVYAANPKIQHAHCSPLGHVDLKKLSLSK
- the ruvX gene encoding Holliday junction resolvase RuvX, which encodes MCNHQFSTFLGVDYGNKRIGLAWAAAPLFISLPIGFMKTGETIEQTASNLYKIIQEKKISCVVLGNPIPMHKEHTSHLQEEIQKLASLLQTHTKTILWDERLSSVQAERMLKTDCGLSRKQRKGKTDSIAATLILSSFLDSMPDLKPSI